A single Montipora foliosa isolate CH-2021 chromosome 7, ASM3666993v2, whole genome shotgun sequence DNA region contains:
- the LOC138009649 gene encoding cyclin-dependent kinase 2-like, producing MANFRKFKLPQLLRRRTETVNIPQFDLNMLVVKERIGQGSFSNVFTAMFKAPGSEETETVVVKKMINVLDQEERKVFSKEVAILHGLNHTNVVKFKAVCYKPQAMMLEYIYFDFKPFGQDIRVSALSDFLLEIDDANCEGFHDLVHHAAKEIIQGLAYLHSNRIAHRDLKSTNILVSNQHYSSLCAKIVNFS from the coding sequence ATGGCGAACTTTCGTAAATTCAAGCTACCGCAGCTTCTGCGAAGAAGGACAGAAACTGTCAACATTCCCCAGTTCGATTTAAACATGCTGGTTGTTAAAGAAAGAATTGGTCAGGGTTCTTTTAGTAATGTCTTTACCGCAATGTTTAAAGCACCGGGTAGCGAGGAAACCGAGACGGTGGTGGTAAAAAAAATGATTAATGTCCTGGACCAGGAAGAGAGAAAAGTGTTCTCGAAAGAGGTTGCCATTCTACATGGATTGAATCATACCAATGTTGTGAAATTCAAGGCAGTGTGCTACAAACCACAGGCTATGATGCTGGAATACATTTACTTTGATTTCAAGCCATTTGGCCAAGACATCCGAGTAAGCGCTCTGTCCGATTTTCTTTTGGAAATCGATGATGCAAACTGTGAAGGATTTCATGATTTAGTTCATCATGCAGCAAAGGAAATAATCCAGGGACTGGCTTATCTTCACTCCAATAGAATAGCGCACAGAGACCTCAAAAGCACTAATATATTAGTCAGCAACCAACATTACAGCTCCTTGTGTGCGAAGATCGTGAATTTCAGTTGA